The region ctccccggggacactgggaccccctggggaccctccaggaccccctggggacactgggaccccctggggacagtggGAACCTATGGGGACACTGGCActcactggggacactgggagcctctggggacccgatggggacactgggagcctctggggacaccaggaccatccagaacctccccccccctccccggggacactgggaccccctggggaccctccaggagcccctggggacactgggaccccctggggacactgggagctcCTGGGGACccggtggggacactgggagcctcttggggacaccaggaccatcCAGGACCCTctggggacacctgggaccccgtggggacactggggaccctctggggacaccaggaccatcCAGAACCCCCCTGCCCCCTccggggacactgggaccccctggggacactgggaaccTATAGGGAcccgatggggacactgggacctcctggggaccctccaggacctcctggggacaccaggaccctCTGGGGACACCTAGGACcccgtggggacactggggaccctcTGGGGACATTGGGACCCTCTAGGAcccactggggacaccaggaccctCTGGGAacacctgggacccccttggggacaccaggacccccttggggacactgtgacccccctggggacactggggtgtcCCACCCCCCCGACCCTGCAGTGTCACCTGCTCCCCTCCAGGACCCTCCAGGCCACCACGTCCCCGAGGTCCCCCCGTGCTGGTGGCCGTGGCAGGAGGTGACAGTGTCTCTTCTCTGCCCTGTCCCCCGCCGGCGCTGGcccgtgtcaccccccctccGTCTGTCCCtgttgtccccatccctgtgtgtccccccctcgtcccccgtccttgtccctccatgtccctgtccccatccctgtgtccccgtgtccctgtgtcccccatccctgtgtccccatcccacgtccccgtgtcccctctgttcCCATGTCcctgccccccacacccccgtccccatgtccctgtgtcccccgtgtccttctgtccccctgtccccatgtcccccatccccatgtccccgtcccccccgtgtcccccatctcTGTATCCCCGTCactgtgtcccttgtccccatcccgtccccgtgtccccgtgtcctctCCCCTGTATCTCCAttcccatgtcccttgtccccatcccgtccccacgtccctggATGTCTCTGTCCCCCATCTNNNNNNNNNNNNNNNNNNNNNNNNNNNNNNNNNNNNNNNNNNNNNNNNNNNNNNNNNNNNNNNNNNNNNNNNNNNNNNNNNNNNNNNNNNNNNNNNNNNNNNNNNNNNNNNNNNNNNNNNNNNNNNNNNNNNNNNNNNNNNNNNNNNNNNNNNNNNNNNNNNNNNNNNNNNNNNNNNNNNNNNNNNNNNNNNNNNNNNNNTAATGGGTGGTTGGATGATGGGTTGGTTGATTaatgggtgggttggttggtggGTTGGCTCATGGGCGGGTTGGTTAGTGGGCGGGTTGGTGGGATCACGGGTTGGTTAGTTGCTGGGGTGGACGGTTAATGGGTGGTCGGATGATGGGTGGGTTGGCTCATGGGTGGGTTGGTTAGTTGGTGGGTTGGCTCGTGGGCGGGTTGGTTAGTTGGTGGGTGGGTTGGTTAGTTGGACGTTAGCTCATGGGTGGGCTCCCCCCGAATGAGACACCGGGAGACAAAcggaaaaaccaaaaaagagctttttaataataattaaaaaacaaaataaaatacaacgtCAAGTGGGGGAGAGCCTGGGGGGGACCTCgcacgggggcggggggagcagctTCACAGGGGGACAGGCAGCGCAGACCCCATCCCCCGGGCCACCGTCCCTCCGTGCAGGAGCCCCGAGGCCACCGTCCTTCCACGTCCCCAACCCCGGGGCCACCATCCCTCCGTGATGAGCTCGACAATGAGCCTGAGGGCCACCATCTCACGATGTCCCCAAAGCCAGGGCCACCATCCCTCCACAACGACCTCCACGGCGACCATCCCTCCACGTCCCCAACCCCTGGGCCACTATCCCTCTACGGATGACCTCCATAGCCACCGTCCCTGTATGGATGACCTTCAtggccaccatccctccatggagaacctccatggccaccatcccTGTATGGAtgacctccatggccaccatcccTCCACATCCCCAACCCCTAGGCCACCACCCCTCCATGATGACTTCTGTGGCCACCATCCTCCGTGGACaacctccatggccaccatcccTGCATGTCCCCAACCCCTAAGCCACCACCCCTCCATGGATGACCTCCGTGGCCAGCATCCTTCCATGGATGACCTCCACGACCACCATCCTCCATGGATGACCTCCAAggccaccatccctccatgtccccaacccATGGGGCCACCATCCCTCCATGGATGACCTCCATAGCCAACATCCCTCTATGATGACTTCCGTGGCCACCATCCCTCCGTGGATGACTTCCACGGCCACCATCCCTCCGTGGAGGACTTCCACGGCCACCATCCCTCCGCGATGACTTCTGTGGCCACCACCCCTCCACGGATGACCTCCACggccaccatccctccatgtCTCCAACCCATAGGCCACCACCCTTCCACGGAtgacctccatggccaccatccctccatgtCTCCAACCCATAGGCCACCACCCTTCCATGGAtgacctccatggccaccacccctCCACGGCCACCACCCCTCCACGGAtgacctccatggccaccatccctccatgtCTCCAACCCATAGGCCACCACCCTTCCATGGAtgacctccatggccaccatccctccatgtCTCAAACCCATAGGCCACCACCCTTCCACGGATGACCTCCGTGGCCAACATCCCTCCATGTCTCAAACCCATAGGCCACCACCCTTCCATGGAtgacctccatggccaccacccctCCATGGATGACCTCCACggccaccatccctccatgtCTCCAACCCATAGGCCACCACCCTTCCATGGATGACCTCCGtggccaccatccctccatgtCTCCAACCCATAGGCCACCACCCTTCCATGGAtgacctccatggccaccacccctCCACGGATGACCTCCACggccaccatccctccatgtCTCCAACCCATAGGCCACCACCCTTCCATGGAtgacctccatggccaccacccctCCACGGATGACCTCCACGGCCACCATCCCTCCACATCCCCAACCCCCGGGCCACCGCCCCTCCACGCACAAGCCCCAGGCCCACCACCCTTCCACTGCAAACCCCACATCCACcgtctctccccaccccccccccaccccgcaccctccacgcccccccccccccccatctctatCTCacgccgcccccaccccccccccccccgccacgtccccaTCACGGCGCCGGCGGCCGGGGCAGATGCTTGCGCCTGACGTGTCGTTGGAGGGTGTTCCTCTCCCCGAACCGCATGTGGCAGTGGGGACACTGGAAGGGTCGTTCCCCCGTGTGCACCCGCTGGTGGTGGGCCAACTCCCCGGAGTCTCGGAAGCGCCGGGGGCAGAGGGGGCAGGCGTGGGGCTTGCGGCCGGCGTGGGTGTATTTGTGCCTCTCCAGGTGGGACGTTCTCTTGAAGGCTTTGCCGCAGGCGCGGCAGACGTGGGGCTTGTGCTCGGAGTGGGTGATGCTGTGTCGCTGCAGGTAGGAGAGGTACTCGAAGGACCGGCCGCAAACCGGGCAAGAAAAAGCCCGTCGGAGGGTGCCGGGACCCCCCGGTTCGGCCACCAACACCGTATAGGGCAGCCCTTGGTTGTCGATCAACAGGTAGCGACCCCCGGATGGGGGGCTGGACCCACGGcgagagctggaggaggaggaggaggaggaggaggaggaggacggtgGGTccacgggcggcggcggcggaggcggaggtggggggggcggcggcggcgcggggggcggcggcggggggtggttGGGGGTCTCGGTGCggctgtggggagatggggggaggggTGTTAGAGGGGGTGCTGGATGCCTGGGTTCCCAGGGGAgcagatggcgggggggggcggggggggttcaCGGACACCTGGGGCCccaggaatgggggggggggggtaagatATAGGGGttcccaggggttgggggggtttgggggtctcaGACACCAGggcccctggcgggggggggggggcagatctGGGGGTCCCGCACACTTGGGTCcacggggggggggtcagatCTGGGGGTCCCCgactcctgggtccccgggggggggcagatatgggggtcctggactcctgggtccccggcggggggggcagatatgggggtccccgactcctgggtccccggggggggggtgtcagataTGGGgctcctggacacctgggtccccggcggggggggcagatatgggggtccccgactcctgggtccccggggggggtcagaCATGGGGGTCCCCGACTcctgtgtccccgggggggggtcagatCTGGGGGTCCCCgactcctgggtccccggggGTGGGGtcagatatgggggtccccgactcctgggtccccggggggggcagatatgggggtccccaactcctgggtccccggggggggggcagatctgggggtccccgactcctgggtccccgggggggggcagatatgggggtccccaactcctgggtccccggggggggggtcagatatgggggtcctgCACACTTGGGTCCACGggggggggcagatatgggggtccccgactcctgggtccccggggggggggcagatatgggggtccccaactcctgggtccccggggggggggtcagatatgggggtcctgCACACTTGGGTCCACGggggggggcagatatgggggtcccggactcctgggtccccggggggtggggtcagatatgggggtcctggacacctgggtccccggggggggggcagatatgggggtcctggactcctgggtccccggggggggggtgtcagataTGGGgctcctggacacctgggtccccggcgggggggggcagatatgggggtccccgactcctgtgtccccgggggggggtcagatatgggggtccccaactcctgggtccccggggggtggggtcagatatgggggtcctgCACACTTGGGTCCACGggggggggcagatatgggggtcctggactcctgggtccccggcggggggggcagatatgggggtccccgactcctgggtccccggggggggggtgtcagataTGGGgctcctggacacctgggtccccggcggggggggcagatatgggggtccccgactcctgtgtccccgggggggggtcagatatgggggtccccgactcctgtgtccccgggggggggtcagatatgggggtccccaactcctgggtccccgggggggggtcagatatgggggtcctgCACACTTGGGTCCACGggggggggcagatatgggggtcccggactcctgggtcccccgggggggggtcagatatgggggtcctgCACACttgggtccccggggggggtcagaCATGGGGGTccccaactcctgggtccccggggggtggggtcagatatgggggtcctgCACACTTGGGTCCACggggggggcagatatgggggtcccggactcctgggtcccccgggggggggtcagatatgggggtcctgCACACTTGGgtccacgggggggggggggtcagatatgggggtccccgACTCCTGGGTCCACGggggggggcagatatgggggtctcctggggggggggggggcagacatgTGGGTCCTGgactcctcctccccttccctccccccccgccccctccccccgttACCTcccggcggctccgcgccccgggCCCCACCTGGGGCCCTTCATGGGGCCCCGCTCAGGCCGCGGCGTCTCCGGCGGGGACGGAACCCGGCTgcggggctcggggtggggggggggacacgggccgTGCGGGGCCGCCGCATCGGggtcccccggccccgcggggcgggaggggggcgcccggcgggggggggggggggaaggaggaaaggggggggggggggcgctgggctCGCCCCGGTGTCTCAGCGTTTGGTGTCCGGGTGGAAACGCGGCGCGGAGACGcgttccccccgctcccccccggcccaCCCCCCCGCGGGACGCGGAGTTtctgctcccccctcctcccttagCGCGTCCTCCACCCGCCCCTTccgtcgttccccccccccccccccccccccgcggggatGTTTTTCGCCCCCGCTCAAGGGCGGTTCTTTCGCGACgctccccgccccctcctcccccgccaaCTCCGCtcgcctcctctcctcctttcgCCCGCGGCCGCGCTCGGGAATTTTGCCCCGGTCCCTACATCAgctggcgggggcgggcggcggctcaGGGAGCGTCGCCAAAGAGCCGCTCCCGAGCGCAGCCGAAAAAGCATCCCCGCGGGTGGGAGTCCGGGGGATGTgtgtggggggaggcggggaggggcgggttggggtgggggggtagaGCGAAGGAccggccctcccccccccgcaaacaagtcgccccccccccccccaaccttctTCGCATCGCCCTTCGCCGCAGCTCCCCGGCGGCTCTTTGCAGACGGTCCCTGcccgggcggcggccgccgggcggATGCGGAGCGGGGTGAGCGCGGGGGCtcggccgggacccccccccccgcccccaacagggggacaccccccccccccaagagacaccccccccccccccgcccggctcccctCGCCCCGCTTCGGGAAGGACCCCCCCGTGTAGGGGtcccgtttttttttttgggggggggcattttttggggggggggtggggggggtgtcccggttTTCAGGGAGGTCCCGgttggggcgggagggggagtcccggtttggcgggggggggacggtgcGGGAGGTCACGGTTTAGGGGGGTGTCTCGGTCTGGAGGGCActagttttggggggggggggttgggggtccctggAGGGGGGGAGAGTCCGGTTTTGGGCGTccgggggtcccctgggggggggggtggtttcaGGTGGGGGGGTTTCAGGGGGTGTCCCGGTTTtcggggggtcccaaggggggtGTCCTCGTTTGGGGGGGTTcccgtggagggggggggggggggggcgagtcgggtctcgggggtttgggggggtccgggcggggggggcccagTGCCACTGAACCCCGctgacaccctcccccccacattccccccccccccccgcagcgtcCCGCCGAGGTGCCCGGAGGcagcgggggggccgggggggtccctgccatGGCTGACCGCCGCCGCCGACCCGGTactgggggacccggggggggcttgcgggtggggggggggggggtggggggtggggaacacggacaccccccccccccgccccagggggtgtcagggggctggggacacgagtgggccttggggggggggggggtaggagCCCTCTTTTGGGGGATATCaatgccccggggggggggggggtagggaccatcttggggggtgctggggggtcagggtgtcccgggggggggggggggggggcgctgtgTGatagtgacacccccccccccacgtgccccccccccccaatcagTGAAGAAGGATGAGGAGGCCTTCGAGATCTCCATCCCCTTTGAGGAGCCCCCCCACGTCGAGCCCCCCATCTTCTACAGCCTCAGCCCCCCCCAGAGCAGCTtcgaaggtggggggggggggtgcccgggtccctttttggggggggtgggggtgggggggggaggatgaacagggtggggggtccccagggggttgGGTCTgaggcgggggggacaccccagagccccccccctgTGCACCGGGGACCCTCCCCAGACCCatgcccccaggccccccccccccccccgccttggggTCCCCAAGTGCCTCTAGGGagaaggggggggttgggggggcataTTTTTAGAGGGGGGGGGCTCTATAGGGCAAAGGGGGGGTCTTTAGGGGAAGGGGGGGCCTTAGAGAGAAGGGGGAGGCTTTTGGGGGTGTCTTTAGAGGAAGAGGGGGTCTTGGGAGAGGTCTCTAGGGAGAGGGGGGGTCCTCCAGGATGTGGagctgagggtgggggtccccagagccccccattgtggggttgggggggacgtgggtctgagggtgggggtccccaaggcatgggggggttccccagggccgtggggctgagggtgggggtccccagacccccctgaTGTAGGGTTGGGGGGGATGTGGGTCTGACGGTGGGcgtccccaaggcatggggggggtccccaaggccgtggggctgagggtgggggtccccagacccccctgatgtggggttgggggggaggtgggtctgagggtgggggtccccaaggcatgggggggttccccagggccgtggggctgagggggggtccctgggggtccgcAGAGCCCCccgatgtggggttgggggggaggtgggtctgagggtggggggtccccaaggcatgggggggttccccagggccgtggggctgagggggggagtccccgggggtccccagagccccccagtgtggggttgggggtgccCGAGTGGGGATGTGGGTCTGaggatgggggtccccaaggcatgggggggttccccagggctgtggggctaagGGGGGGGTTCCCAGACCCCCccagtgtggggttgggggggaggtgggtctgagagtgggggtccccaaggcatgggggggtccccaaggccatggggctgagggtgggggtccccagacccccctgatgtggggttggggggaggtgggtctgagggtgggggtccccaaggcatggggggggttccccagggcatggggctgaggggggagtccccgggggtccccagagccccccagtgtggggttgggggtgccCGAGTGGGGATGTGGGTCTGaggatgggggtccccaaggcatgggagggttccccagggctgtggggctaaggggggggtccccagacccccctgatgtggggttgggggggaggtgggtctgagggtgggggtccccaaagcatgggggggttccccagggccgtggggctgagggggggtccctgggggtccgcAGAGCCCCccgatgtggggttgggggggaggtgggtctgagggtgggggtccccaaggcatgggggggctccccagggccgtggggctgagggtgggggtccccagacccccctgatgtggggttgggggggatgtgggtctgagggtgggggtccccaaggcatgggggggttccccagggccgtggggctgagggtgggggtccccagacccccctgatgtggggttgggggggaggtgggtctgagggtgggggtccccaaggcatgggggggttccccagggccgtggggctgagggtgggggtccccagacccccccgatgtggggttgggggggaggtgggtctgagggtgggggtccccaaggcatggggggggTTCCCAAGGccatggggctgagggtgggggtccccagacccccctgatgtggggttgggggggaggtgggtctgaggatgggggtccccaaggcatgggggggctccccagggccgtggggctgagggtgggggtccccagacccccctgatgtggggttgggggggaggtgggtctgagggtgggggtccccaaggcatgggggggctccccagggccgtggggctgaggggggagtccccgggggtccccagagccccccagtgtggggttgggggtgccCGAGTGGGGATGTGGGTCTGAGGATGGGGGTCCCCACggcatggggggggtccccagggctgtgggggtAAGGGGGGGGTTCCCAGAGCCCCccgatgtggggttgggggggatgtgggtctgagggtgggggtccccaaggcatgggggggctccccag is a window of Larus michahellis unplaced genomic scaffold, bLarMic1.1 SCAFFOLD_355, whole genome shotgun sequence DNA encoding:
- the LOC141736865 gene encoding uncharacterized protein LOC141736865, which translates into the protein MKGPRWGPGRGAAGSRTETPNHPPPPPPAPPPPPPPPPPPPPPVDPPSSSSSSSSSSSSSRRGSSPPSGGRYLLIDNQGLPYTVLVAEPGGPGTLRRAFSCPVCGRSFEYLSYLQRHSITHSEHKPHVCRACGKAFKRTSHLERHKYTHAGRKPHACPLCPRRFRDSGELAHHQRVHTGERPFQCPHCHMRFGERNTLQRHVRRKHLPRPPAP